The Xenorhabdus poinarii G6 nucleotide sequence CGTCTGGAGAAAACCCCGAAAATACGCCGCTATGGCCGTCTGACTCGCGCCACGGGTCTGGTATTGGAAGCCACGGGTTTACATATGCCTCTCGGCGCTACCTGTCTGATCGAACGTCAGAACGGCAGCATCATTGAAGAAGTTGAAAGTGAAGTTGTCGGCTTCAATGGCGAAAAACTGTTATTGATGCCACTGGAAGAACTGGAAGGTATTGTGCCGGGGGCTCGCGTCTATGCCCGTGCTTATGGTGACGATGCCGGCGGCGGACGTCGCCTGCCACTGGGACCTGAATTGCTTGGCCGGGTTCTGGATGGCGCTGGTCGCCCCCTTGATGGCTTACCTGCCCCTGATACCGGGCTACGCGCCCCGCTAACAACAACCCCATTAAACCCACTGCAAAGAACACCGATCAGTCATGTATTGGATGTTGGCGTCCGGGCCATTAATGCCCTGCTGACAGTCGGACGCGGACAACGCATGGGGTTATTTGCCGGCTCTGGGGTCGGTAAAAGTGTCCTGCTCGGCATGATGGCTCGCTATACCCAGGCAGACGTCATCGTTGTGGGATTGATTGGTGAACGTGGTCGTGAAGTTAAAGACTTTATCGAAAACATTCTGGGCACAGAAGGATTGTCACGCTCTGTCGTTGTCGCCGCGCCCGCAGATGTTTCGCCATTATTGAGAATGCAGGGGGCTTCTTATGCCACCCGCATTGCGGAAGATTTTCGCGATCGTGGTAAACATGTGTTGTTGATCATGGATTCTTTGACCCGTTATAGCATGGCACAGCGCGAAATTGCACTGGCTATCGGTGAACCGCCAGCAACAAAAGGCTATCCCCCTTCGGTGTTTGCAAAGTTACCGGCTCTGGTAGAAAGAGCGGGTAATGGCGTCAGTGATGGCGGTTCTATTACTGCATTTTACACCGTACTGACCGAAGGTGATGACCAGCAAGATCCGATTGCTGATGCGGCACGTGCCATTCTGGATGGTCATATCGTGCTATCACGTGCCCTGGCAGAGTCAGGACACTATCCGGCGATTGATATCGAAGCCTCTATCAGTCGGGCTATGACCGCACTGATTGACAATACCCATTACCGGCGGGTGCAACATTTCAAACAGTTACTTTCCGGCTATCAACGTAACCGAGATTTGATTAACGTGGGCGCCTATGCGGCGGGCAGTGATCCTCTGTTGGATCGGGCAATTGAGCTTTATCCGCATATGGCGCAATTCCTGCAACAAGGCATTGATGAACGCAGCGAATACGATACGGCCTGTACTCAACTTCAACAGTTACTGCCAACATAATATTTTGCTTATGGAGATTCAGCCGAAGAGTATTTGGCCAGAATGGGGAAGGTTTCCCGATACCATGCCGATATCCCCTTATTACGGTTGATGCGATTCAGTCATTAAAACGAGGAAATACATGCGACAACACTCCCCTCTCGTGACTTTGCGTGAACTGGCTCAGGATGCAGCCGAAAAAGCGGCATTACAACTCGCCCAGATCCGGCAAAACCACCTGCAAATGGCGCAACAACTGACAGCATTAATGGATTATCAGGATGAATATCGCAGCCGTTTGAATAACACGCTCAGTAATGGTATGTCCTGCTCGACCTGGCAAAATTATCAGCAATTTATGAAAACGCTGGAAATAGCAATTGAACAGCATAAATTACAGCTCAATCAATGGGACAAACGTCTTGAGCAGGCGATATCACATTGGCAGGAAAAACAACAGCGTTTGAACGCCTTCGATACATTGCAACAGCGGGCTGAACAAAATTTGCAGTCACAGCAGAATCGCATGGAGCAAAAACAAATGGACGAGTATGCACAACGTGGCGCACAACGGAGAATGACACCATGAATCTCACTCTTTTGCCGACTGATTTAAAACCCACAAATAAAGGCAGCGACAAAAGTTTATCGCGTTTGGATCGTGCCGTGGACGGTAACCCTGCTTCTCAATTTGGGCAACTGCTCGATGCAGAAACAGCCGCAATGCGAAAGCCCTCCGCCCAGGCGGGTAAAAACAGCCTGCAAGGAGGCACCCCGACTACCGCAGATAAAACTGCGGGAAACCACTCACCCTTGACAACGACATCAAATCACACCGTGGTTGAGGATAAGCCACAAGCCACAACCACGCCGCAAAAAAACCCAAAAACCCGCGCTGAATTGACGGTCTTGAAAGAAGAAAATCCCCTGTCAGCCGAAGCATTAAGCGCAGCCATTCCCATCCAGCTTGCCGGGCTGCTTGCCCCACTGACCAATCCTACGGACGTTTCGGAAACCGCAGATGAATTAACGGGCAATGAATCATCGGAAGATGGATTGCTGGATGATGGATTACTGATCACTGGATTAGCGGCCAATGTGTTAGCGGAAAACCGTTTATCCGCTAACACATTGCAGAAAGGCCACCACAGCGCGGTAAACGCAATGCCAGCTCAACGCATCACTGACAGTCAATTAATCGATACTGAACAGCAAGATGACGCGTTACAGCTCGCTGCCAGACAGGAGACATCGCTGAACAATGCGTTCCTGAATAATAAGACCGCAAGCGTTGCCAATCGCCAATCGGGTCAGACACCGCTTACCGAGCCAGTCAAACTGGCCACGACCAGTAACAGCAAAACCGTGTCTATTAATGCTCTCCTCAAACCAGCCATTCCGGTTAGTCAAGAACCAGAACTGTTCCAAATAGCCGTTCAGGCTGCACTTGCATTAAACGCAACGGAGTCCGCGTCGATTGATTCACCCACACTATTGGCTACCCCTACCCCACTCTCAGCCGGACACCACCCGACCGGGCAATTTCAGCTGACCAATCCATCAGCCCCTTTATTGAATGCGCATCTTGGCAGCGAAGAATGGCAACAACAACTCAATCAACATGTACTGTTTTTTAACCGTCATGGTTTGCAACAGGCAGAACTTCGTTTACATCCCCAGGAATTGGGGGCGTTGCATATTCGCATGAGCGTTGAAGATAATCAGGCACAGTTGCATTTTGTTTCCGCTCATCAGCATGTGCGTGTGGCGCTGGAGGCGGCACTACCGGGATTACGCCATGCGCTGGCTGAAAATGGGATTCAATTGGCACAAAGCAGTATCCACAGTGATAATCCGGGAAATGACCAATCCGCATTCTCTGCCAATCACCAAGCCAATCACTCGGACGGCCAATCCGGCGCCCATGCTGAGCGTCAAAATCATCGTTTAGCGACAGTCACAGAGGCGACACCCTCACCGGTATCAGCACCTCAACGCCTTGCTTCAACGCGAGGGGGAATTGATACCTTTGCCTGATTATTCGCCGAATTTCAGGATACACGACCATAAAGTGGAAAAAGGTCGATAACAAACGCGTGAGTTAATCGTTTTTTCTCTGTTTGTTCCGGCCATTGCCGAAACAAAGACGCGGGATAATTGATACTGAATATGATGAATAAGCGTTTCGCCATGGAATGTGCGGAAACTTGTTCGCAACGGAAAACAGGAATTTGTCTGTCCATGTCTGATTATAATTACGAGCGTAAACGCAAAAATCCAATTTGGATGATTCTGTTAATACTGATTGCTGTTCTTGGTGCTGCCATTGGCGGGTATAGTTGGTGGAAAATGAACCAATCAACCAATCAGAATACAGATAAAACCAAAGTCACTAATTTACCCGTATTTATGACTCTGGAACCTTTTACCGTCAATCTGATCGACAACGAAGAGCACTTGGATCGTGTTTTGTATGTTGGCATCACATTGCGTCTGCCTAACGAGAAGACCCGCCAGCGCTTCCATGACTACCTGCCTGAAGTGCGGAGTCGCCTGTTGCTGTTATTATCTCGCCAGCAAGCCGACAATCTGGCAAAAAATGATGGCAAGATGAATTTGATGGCCGCTATCAAACAGACACTAAATCCGACATTAATACCCAGTGAACCCGATCAGGAAATCACCGATGTATTATTTACCACGTTTATTCTGCGATAATCACAATGAGTGACAATATTCTTTCACAAGCAGAGATTGATGCTTTGCTCAATGGTGACAGTACCTCTGCGGATGACGTTGAACAAACTGCGTCTGGAGAAAATGAGGTTCGCCCATACGATCCCAATACACAACGCCGTGTTGTACGCGAACGTTTGCAGTCACTGGAAATCATCAATGAACGTTTTGCCCGCCAATTCAGAATGGGGCTGTTTAACATGCTACGCCGGAGCCCGGATATTACGGTCGGCGCCATCAAAGTTCAGCCCTACCACGAATTTGCCCGCAATCTGGCTGTACCGACTAACCTCAATCTGGTTCACCTAAAACCTTTGAGAGGGGTCGCGCTATTTGCTTTTGAACCTAGCCTGGTTTATATCGCTGTGGATAACCTGTTCGGTGGGGATGGGCGTTTTCCAACCAAAGTGGAAGGCCGTGAATTCACCTATACCGAACAGCGTATCATTAACCGGATGCTGAAACTGGCGCTGGATGCCTATCGCGACTCATGGGATTCCATTTTTAAACTTGAAGTGGAATATGTGCGTTCTGAAACACAAATAAAGTTCACTAATATCACCACGTCACCCAATGATATTGTCGTGACGACCCCGTTTCAGGTCGAAATCGGCGCCTTAACCGGGGAATTCAATATTTGTATTCCCTTCGCCATGATTGAACCCCTGCGTGAACGTCTGACCAATCCCCCGGTGGAAAATGTGCGTCAGGAAGATAGCCAGTGGCGTGAAAGTCTGGTGAAACAAGTTCAACACTCAGAATTAGAGCTGGTGGCGAACTTCGTTGATATTCCGCTGCGATTGTCAAAGATCCTGGAACTGAAAAAAGGCGATATCTTGCCGATTGAAAAACCTGAACGCCTGATCGTTCACGTTGATGGTGTGCCGGTGCTCACCAGTCAATATGGAACACTGAACGGGCAATATGCCCTGCGTGTTGAACACTTGATTAATCCTGTTTTAACTGCTCTGGATGAGGAAAAGCCCAATGAGTGATGCTAAACACCCCACTGAGACCAGATTAGCTGAAGAGATGTGGGCAGAAGCGCTGGAACAACAGGCCGCACAGCAAACCTCTGACAGCGGCGCGTCAATATTTGAGAATCTGGAAGCACAGGATGCGTTGGCCCAACTCTCTGATATTGATTTGATCATGGATATTCCCGTTAAACTCTCTGTCGAGCTGGGGCGTACCAAAATGACCATTAAGCAACTGTTGAAGCTGTCGCAAGGCTCAGTGGTTTCCCTTGACGGGCTGGCGGGAGAACCGTTAGATATTCTGATTAACGGTTATTTGATTGCACAGGGAGAAGTGGTTGTCGTATCCGATAAATACGGTATCCGTATCACCGATATCATTACGCCTTCTGAGCGTATGCGCCGCTTGAGTCGTTAACGATGATGGCGAATCGGCCTTCCGTGCATACTGCTTTTCAACCGGGTGTGGCATCCGATGCTGCACCTGTTAACACCACCGCCAGCAATCCCCTCGCGAATAACGTACACCT carries:
- the fliI gene encoding flagellar protein export ATPase FliI is translated as MTARLGRWLATLDSLEKRLEKTPKIRRYGRLTRATGLVLEATGLHMPLGATCLIERQNGSIIEEVESEVVGFNGEKLLLMPLEELEGIVPGARVYARAYGDDAGGGRRLPLGPELLGRVLDGAGRPLDGLPAPDTGLRAPLTTTPLNPLQRTPISHVLDVGVRAINALLTVGRGQRMGLFAGSGVGKSVLLGMMARYTQADVIVVGLIGERGREVKDFIENILGTEGLSRSVVVAAPADVSPLLRMQGASYATRIAEDFRDRGKHVLLIMDSLTRYSMAQREIALAIGEPPATKGYPPSVFAKLPALVERAGNGVSDGGSITAFYTVLTEGDDQQDPIADAARAILDGHIVLSRALAESGHYPAIDIEASISRAMTALIDNTHYRRVQHFKQLLSGYQRNRDLINVGAYAAGSDPLLDRAIELYPHMAQFLQQGIDERSEYDTACTQLQQLLPT
- the fliJ gene encoding flagellar export protein FliJ, whose amino-acid sequence is MRQHSPLVTLRELAQDAAEKAALQLAQIRQNHLQMAQQLTALMDYQDEYRSRLNNTLSNGMSCSTWQNYQQFMKTLEIAIEQHKLQLNQWDKRLEQAISHWQEKQQRLNAFDTLQQRAEQNLQSQQNRMEQKQMDEYAQRGAQRRMTP
- a CDS encoding flagellar hook-length control protein FliK — translated: MNLTLLPTDLKPTNKGSDKSLSRLDRAVDGNPASQFGQLLDAETAAMRKPSAQAGKNSLQGGTPTTADKTAGNHSPLTTTSNHTVVEDKPQATTTPQKNPKTRAELTVLKEENPLSAEALSAAIPIQLAGLLAPLTNPTDVSETADELTGNESSEDGLLDDGLLITGLAANVLAENRLSANTLQKGHHSAVNAMPAQRITDSQLIDTEQQDDALQLAARQETSLNNAFLNNKTASVANRQSGQTPLTEPVKLATTSNSKTVSINALLKPAIPVSQEPELFQIAVQAALALNATESASIDSPTLLATPTPLSAGHHPTGQFQLTNPSAPLLNAHLGSEEWQQQLNQHVLFFNRHGLQQAELRLHPQELGALHIRMSVEDNQAQLHFVSAHQHVRVALEAALPGLRHALAENGIQLAQSSIHSDNPGNDQSAFSANHQANHSDGQSGAHAERQNHRLATVTEATPSPVSAPQRLASTRGGIDTFA
- the fliL gene encoding flagellar basal body-associated protein FliL, with protein sequence MSDYNYERKRKNPIWMILLILIAVLGAAIGGYSWWKMNQSTNQNTDKTKVTNLPVFMTLEPFTVNLIDNEEHLDRVLYVGITLRLPNEKTRQRFHDYLPEVRSRLLLLLSRQQADNLAKNDGKMNLMAAIKQTLNPTLIPSEPDQEITDVLFTTFILR
- the fliM gene encoding flagellar motor switch protein FliM, producing MSDNILSQAEIDALLNGDSTSADDVEQTASGENEVRPYDPNTQRRVVRERLQSLEIINERFARQFRMGLFNMLRRSPDITVGAIKVQPYHEFARNLAVPTNLNLVHLKPLRGVALFAFEPSLVYIAVDNLFGGDGRFPTKVEGREFTYTEQRIINRMLKLALDAYRDSWDSIFKLEVEYVRSETQIKFTNITTSPNDIVVTTPFQVEIGALTGEFNICIPFAMIEPLRERLTNPPVENVRQEDSQWRESLVKQVQHSELELVANFVDIPLRLSKILELKKGDILPIEKPERLIVHVDGVPVLTSQYGTLNGQYALRVEHLINPVLTALDEEKPNE
- the fliN gene encoding flagellar motor switch protein FliN, whose protein sequence is MSDAKHPTETRLAEEMWAEALEQQAAQQTSDSGASIFENLEAQDALAQLSDIDLIMDIPVKLSVELGRTKMTIKQLLKLSQGSVVSLDGLAGEPLDILINGYLIAQGEVVVVSDKYGIRITDIITPSERMRRLSR